Genomic segment of Streptomyces longhuiensis:
GCTGACAGCGGGTGTCAGGTAATGCGGGCAGAGTCCGCCGCATGAACTCCGACGACATCCGTACACAGCAGCTCGTCCTGCGGCCCGGCGACGCCGGGTACGACGAGGAACTGGCCGGCTTCCAGACCGGCTTCGCCCAGCGGCCCGACGTCATCTTCGCGGCAACCTCCGCCGATGACGTCGAGGCCGCTGTCGCGTTCGCGGCCGGTGCCGGCCTGCCCGTCGGCGTGCAGGCCACCGGGCACGGGCTGCCCGGAGACTTTGAGGGCGGGGTGCTGATCTCCACGCGGCGCATGGACGAGGTCGTGGTGGACGCGGCGGCGCGCACGGTGCGGGTCTCGGCGGGTACGCGCTGGCGGCAGGTCGTCGAGGCGGCCGCCCCCCACGGCCTCGCCCCGCTGAACGGCTCGGCGCCGGGCGTGGGCGCGGTCTCGTACACGCTGGGCGGCGGACTCGGCATCCTGGCGCGGGAGTTCGGTTACGCGGCCGATCACGTCCGGTCGGTCGACGTGGTCACGGCGGACGCCCGCCGTCGCACGGTCTCCGCCGACGCCGAGCCGGAGCTCTTCCGCGGCCTGCTCGGCGGCGGCGCGAATCTGGGCGTCGTCACGGGACTGGAGATGGCTCTGATGCCGGTCGCGCGGCTGTACGGCGGCTCGCTCGCCCACGACGGTGCGAAGGCCGACGCGGGGGCCGTGCTGCGGGCATACACGGACTGGGCGCGCACCGTGCCGGACGCGCTGACGTCGTCCCTCTCGGCCCTCGTCCATCCGGACATCCCGGCGCTCCCGTCGCACCTGCGCGGCCGGTACGTGATCTCCGTACGCGTCGCCTTCACCGGGAGCGCGGACGAGGGCGAGCGGCTCGTGGCGCCCCTGCGGGCGGCGCTCGGACCGGCCCTGACGGACAGCCTGCGCGAGATGCCGTACGCGCAGAGCCACACCATCCACAGCGACCCGGACTTCCCGCACGCCTACTACGGGGACAGCGCGATGCTGCGGGAGCCGGCCGTGGAGGGCCTGTCCGAACTCCTCGCGCTGTGCGGGCCCGACGCCTCTTCCATGCACGTCGTGCAGCTCAACCACCTGGGCGGAGCCCTGTCGAGGCCCGCCGCGAACTCCGTGCCGTACCGGGAGGCGGGGTGGCTGGTGCGGATCCTGTCGCCGCTGGACGGAACGGACCGTGAGGCCGTCCGCGCCCATCACGCCCGCGCGTTCCAGCAGGTCGAGGAGCAGCGGATGGGCCGGTCCCTGAACTTCGCGTTCGGCGGCGGCGACCGAACCGAGGGGCTGTACGACGCGCAGACGCGGAAGAGGCTCGCCGATGTGAAGGCCGCGTACGACCCGGCGAACCTCTTCCGGAGGAACTACAACGTGCGCTGAGCGCCCGTGGCGCGAACTACTTGTTGGCGAACTTCCAGGCGGTGGGCAGCACGCCCATCGCCAGGGCCGCCTTCACGGCGTCGCCGATGAGGAACGGGGTGAGGCCCGCGGCGACCGCCTGCGTGAAGGTCATGCCGGTGGCGGCGGCGAGGTAGGGCACGCCGACCGCGTAGATGATCGCGGAGCCGAGGACCATGGTGCCCGCGGTGCGCAGGACGGAACGGTCGCCGCCGCGCCGCGCGAGCGCGCCCACGACGGTGGAGGCGAGCAGCATGCCGATGACGTAGCCGAAGGAGGCGCTGCCCGCACCGGAGGTGCCCTGGGCGAACCACGGCATGCCGGCCATGCCGACGAGCGCGTACACGGCGAGGGAGAGGAAGCCTCGGCGGGCGCCGAGCGCGGTGCCGACGAGGAGCGCGGCGAAGGTCTGCCCGGTGACCGGAACCGGGGAGCCCGGCACGGGCACGGCGATCTGGGCCGCGATGCCGGTGAGGGCGGCGCCGCCGAGCACGAGCGCGATGTCGCGGGTGCGCGAGGCGGGCAGCAGGTCGGCCAGGACCTTGCCGGGGCGGGTGGAGACGGCAGCCGTACTCATCGGGACTCCGCGGGGTGAGGGCAGGTGGGGACACCGTGACGCTATCCCAGGGGCCGATCCCCGATCACGGTCACTGCTCCACAAAGGGTGACGGCGGGTGTTGGTGGGCTCTTCACAAAGGGCGTTGCTCATGCGCGACTTGGCGTGATGCTCGTCACTGGGGCCAGAGCCGAAACGGCCCGTTTTGCGCCCGGGGTCGGCCGCCGGGGAGACTGTAGGTTCCTGCCAAACTCACGCGATCCCCGAAAGCAGTCTGAACCTCCCATGCACGACCAGCTCCCGTCCGAACCCGAACCGCTCGGAGGCGGACTCAAGCAGCGGCATCTGACGATGCTGGGCCTCGGCGGTGTCATCGGGGCGGGGCTCTTCGTCGGCTCGGGGGCCGGTATCGCGGTCGCGGGCCCCGGCATCGTCGTCTCGTATCTGATCGCGGGCACGCTCGCGATGTGCGTGATGCGGATGCTGGGCGAGATGTCGGCCGCGATGCCGGCGTCGGGTTCGTTCTCCGTGCACGCGGAGCGGGCGCTCGGCCGCTGGGCCGGGTTCAGCGTCGGCTGGCTCTACTGGTTCCTGCTCGTCGTCGTCCTCGCCGTGGAGGCGACGGGCGCGGCGCAGATCGCGAACGGCTGGGCGCCGGGCGTGCCCCAGTGGGCGTGGGTGCTGGTGTTCATGCTGGTCTTCACCGGGGCGAACCTGGCGGCCGTGAAGAACTTCGGCGAGTTCGAGTTCTGGTTCGCCGCCCTGAAGGTGTTCGCGATCGTCGCGTTCCTGATCCTCGGCACGCTCGCGGTCTTCGGGCTGCTGCCGGACACGGACCCGGTGGGCCTCACGAACCTCACCGGGCAGGGCGGCTTCCTGCCGCACGGCTGGCAGGGCGTCATCTCCGGTGTGCTCGCCGTCGTGTTCGCGTTCGGCGGCCTGGAGGTCGTCACGATCGCGGCCGCCGAGTCCGACGACCCGGTGCGCGCGGTCTCGCGTGCGGTGCGCAGCGCGGTCTTCCGCATCCTGTTCTTCTACGTCGGCTCGATGCTGGTCATCGTGACGGTGCTGCCGTGGACGGCGCAGAAGGCGGGCATCAGCCCGTACGTCACGGTCCTCGACGCGATCGGGGTGCCGTCCGCCGGCCAGATCATGAACATCGTGGTGTTCGTGGCGCTCCTCTCGGCGCTGAACGCGAACCTCTACGGCTCGTCGCGCATGGTGTTCTCGCTGGCCGAGCGTGGTGAGGCGCCCCGCGCGCTGCTGAAGGTGAGCGGCGGGGGCGTGCCGCGCCGGGCGGTGCTCGCGTCGGTCGCGTTCGGCTTCGTGTCGGTGCTGCTCAATCTGGAGTGGCCGGAATCCGTCTTCCTCTACATGCTCAACTCGGTCGGCGCGGTGCTGCTGTTCGTGTGGGCGCTGATCGCGGCGTCGCAGCTGCGGCTGCGGCGGCTCGTCGAACGGGAGGCGCCCGAGCGGCTCGTGCTGCGGATGTGGGGTTTCCCCTGGCTGACGTGGGTGACGCTCGCCGCGATGGCGGCCGTCATCGGGCTGATGCTGACCGACGACACGGCCCGTCCGCAGCTGTTGTGGTCGACCGGCGCGACCGCGCTCGTCGTGGCCGTCGCGGGAGTGCGGGAACTGCGCGCGCGGCGTGCCTGAACCTTCACGATGTGTGAGCGTCGTGTCCGTATACCGGTCAGCTGTTCCCTGTAGCCGGTGCCGCTGCTCAGACTGTGGGCCTTTCCCCGTCTCAGCTAATGAACAGGGCACATCCATGTCTCGGACGTCCGCGCAGTCGCCGGTCGACGCGCAGCCGATCGATCAGTCGCCGGCCGAGCCGTCGCTGTCGCGCGGCCTCAAGCAGCGCCATCTCTCCATGATCGCGCTCGGCGGTGTGATCGGCGCCGGCCTCTTCGTGGGCTCCGGAACCGCCATCGCTGCCGCCGGGCCGTCGATCATCCTCGCCTACGCGATCTCGGGCGCACTCGTGATGCTCGTGATGCGCATGCTCGGCGAGATGGCCGCCGCGTACCCCGCCTCCGGCTCGTTCTCCGTGCACGCGGAGCGGGGCATCGGCCCGTGGGCCGGGTTCACGGCAGGCTGGTCGTTCTGGTTCCTGCTCTGTGTGGCCGTGGGCCTGGAGGGCATCGGCGCGGCGGGCATCGTGCACGGGTGGCTGCCGGGCGTGCCCGAGTGGGCGCTGGTCGCACTGTTCATGCTGCTGTTCACCGGCACGAACCTCGCGGCCGTGAAGAACTTCGGAGAGTTCGAGTTCTGGTTCGCGACGCTCAAGGTCGGCGCGATCGTGCTCTTCCTCGTCATCGGCGTGCTGGCGATCCTCGGTGTCCTGCCCGACGTCTCCGCACCCGGCATGGACAATCTCACGGGCCACGGCGGCTTCATGCCCAACGGCACGGAGGGGCTGATCGTCGGCCTGCTCGCCTCGGTCTTCGCGTACGGCGGTCTGGAGACCGTCACCATCGCCGCGGCCGAGTCCGAGCACCCGGTGCAGGGTGTCGCGAAGGCGGTCCGTACGGCGATGTGGCGCATCGCGCTCTTCTACGTCGGCTCGATGGCCGTCGTCGTCGTCCTGCTGCCGTGGACGGCGAAGGAGATCCCGACCAAGGGCCCGTACGTCGCCACGCTCGACTACCTGGGCATCCCCGGCGCCGGCCAGATCATGAACGTGGTCGTCCTCATCGCGCTCCTGTCCGCCATGAACGCCAACATCTACGGCGCCTCCCGCATGGCGAGCTCGCTCGTCGCCCGCGGCATGGGCCCGAAGGCGATCGGCAAGGTCACCGGCGGTGTGCCGCGCGTCGCGGTTCTGGTCTCCGCCGTCTTCGGCTTCGTCTGCGTCCTGCTCAGCTACTGGCGCCCGGACGACGTCTTCGCCTGGCTGCTCAACACCATCGGCGCGATCATCCTCGTCGTCTGGTTCTTCATCGCCATCTCGCAGCTGGTCCTGCGCCGCAAGCTGGAGCGCGAGGCCCCGGAGAAGCTCGTCGTGAAGATGTGGGCGTACCCGTACCTCACGGTCCTGGCTCTCGTCGCGATGGTCGCGGTCTTCGTCCTGATGGCCCGTGAGCACGACACACGCGTGCAGCTGTACTACACGGGCGGCCTGACCATCGTGCTCGCGATCGTCGGCTACGTACGCCAGAAGGCGGCGGAGTCGCGGGCGGCGGCCGACGCCTAGATCTCTCCCGCTCACCGAAGGACCCCCGGGCCAGACGGCCCGGGGGTCCTTCGCGTTGCGCCACGCACTCCTGCTGTTAGCCTGCATTTGCACATTACTTGCAATAAGCTCTGCAGTACTCAGCCGGAGGGCTCGGACATGGCCATTTACACGCTTCCTGAACTTCCGTACGACTACGCGGCGCTCGAACCGGTCATCAACCCGCAGATCATCGAGCTCCATCACGACAAGCACCACGCGGCGTATGTGAAGGGGGCGAACGACACCCTGGAGCAGCTGGAGGAGGCTCGCGACAAGGAGTCGTGGGGCGCCATCAACGGCCTGGAGAAGAACCTCGCGTTCCACCTCTCGGGCCACATCCTGCACAGCATCTACTGGCACAACATGTCCGGCGACGGCGGCGGCGAGCCGCTGGCCGCGGACGGCGTGGGTGACCTCGCGGACGCCATCACCACCTCCTTCGGCTCCTTCGCCGGGTTCAAGGCCCAGCTGACCAAGGCCGCCGCGACGACGCAGGGCTCCGGCTGGGGCGTCCTCGCGTACGAGCCGGTGAGCGGGCGCCTCGTCGTCGAGCAGATCTACGACCACCAGGGCAACGTCGGCCAGGGCTCGGTCCCGATCCTGGTCTTCGACGCGTGGGAGCACGCGTTCTACCTCCAGTACAAGAACCAGAAGGTCGACTTCATCGAGGCCATGTGGCGCGTCGTCAACTGGCAGGACGTCGCCAAGCGGTACGCGGCCGCGAAGGACCGGGCGTTCAACCTGTTGGTCGCCCCCTGATCCCCTGAAGCGTCCCGCCTCGTGATCGTCTTCTCAACCTTCGCGACGGCGGGCGGAAGAAAGACGGAAGACCCCCACGAGGACATGACTCGCGGGGGTCTTTCGGTTTACGGGCTTCCGGGGGGATCGTGAAGACATGCCAAAGCTGCCATGTCACACCTGCGACTCCCAGGAGACGCATCGCTCACTGACGCGGGACGAGAAGGACTGGCTCAAGAATCGCCTCGTGAGGAACAACGTGGACGACTGCGTGATGTGCGAGGCACCCGGCTGCCGGCACGTCCGCACCGGTTTCAAGAAGTGCGTGGGCAGCCGCGACCTTCACATCCGCATCCCCGAGCCGGACTGAACTCAGTCGAAGACCGGCCCCTGCGTGCGCGTGCGCTTGATCTCGTAGAAGCCGGGGACCGAGGCGACCAGGAGCGTGCCGTCCCAGAGCCGCGCGGCCTCCTCGCCCTTGGGGGCCGGGGTGACGACGGGGCCGAAGAACGCGATCTGCTCGCCGTTCGCGCCCGGTACGGCGATGACGGGCGTGCCGACGTCCTGGCCGACCTTGTCTATGCCCTCCTTGTGGGAGGCGCGCAGCTCGGCCTCGTACTTGGTGCCGTCCCAGTGGTCGAGGAGGGAGGCGGGCAGGCCGACCTCGTCGAGGGCGGCGGCGACGGCTTCCTTCGTGGGCCCCTCGCCGCCGTTGTGGATGCGCGTGCCGAGCGCGGTGTAGAGGTCGCCGAGCACCTCGGCCCCGTGCTCCTCCTGCGCGGCGATGACGACGCGGACCGGGCCCCAGGCCTTCGTCTCCAGGAGCTCGCGGTACTCGTCGGGCAGGTCGTCGAGCTTGTCCTCGTTCAGGACGGCGAGGCTCATCAGGTGCCA
This window contains:
- a CDS encoding FAD-binding oxidoreductase codes for the protein MNSDDIRTQQLVLRPGDAGYDEELAGFQTGFAQRPDVIFAATSADDVEAAVAFAAGAGLPVGVQATGHGLPGDFEGGVLISTRRMDEVVVDAAARTVRVSAGTRWRQVVEAAAPHGLAPLNGSAPGVGAVSYTLGGGLGILAREFGYAADHVRSVDVVTADARRRTVSADAEPELFRGLLGGGANLGVVTGLEMALMPVARLYGGSLAHDGAKADAGAVLRAYTDWARTVPDALTSSLSALVHPDIPALPSHLRGRYVISVRVAFTGSADEGERLVAPLRAALGPALTDSLREMPYAQSHTIHSDPDFPHAYYGDSAMLREPAVEGLSELLALCGPDASSMHVVQLNHLGGALSRPAANSVPYREAGWLVRILSPLDGTDREAVRAHHARAFQQVEEQRMGRSLNFAFGGGDRTEGLYDAQTRKRLADVKAAYDPANLFRRNYNVR
- a CDS encoding biotin transporter BioY encodes the protein MSTAAVSTRPGKVLADLLPASRTRDIALVLGGAALTGIAAQIAVPVPGSPVPVTGQTFAALLVGTALGARRGFLSLAVYALVGMAGMPWFAQGTSGAGSASFGYVIGMLLASTVVGALARRGGDRSVLRTAGTMVLGSAIIYAVGVPYLAAATGMTFTQAVAAGLTPFLIGDAVKAALAMGVLPTAWKFANK
- a CDS encoding amino acid permease, producing the protein MHDQLPSEPEPLGGGLKQRHLTMLGLGGVIGAGLFVGSGAGIAVAGPGIVVSYLIAGTLAMCVMRMLGEMSAAMPASGSFSVHAERALGRWAGFSVGWLYWFLLVVVLAVEATGAAQIANGWAPGVPQWAWVLVFMLVFTGANLAAVKNFGEFEFWFAALKVFAIVAFLILGTLAVFGLLPDTDPVGLTNLTGQGGFLPHGWQGVISGVLAVVFAFGGLEVVTIAAAESDDPVRAVSRAVRSAVFRILFFYVGSMLVIVTVLPWTAQKAGISPYVTVLDAIGVPSAGQIMNIVVFVALLSALNANLYGSSRMVFSLAERGEAPRALLKVSGGGVPRRAVLASVAFGFVSVLLNLEWPESVFLYMLNSVGAVLLFVWALIAASQLRLRRLVEREAPERLVLRMWGFPWLTWVTLAAMAAVIGLMLTDDTARPQLLWSTGATALVVAVAGVRELRARRA
- a CDS encoding amino acid permease; translation: MSRTSAQSPVDAQPIDQSPAEPSLSRGLKQRHLSMIALGGVIGAGLFVGSGTAIAAAGPSIILAYAISGALVMLVMRMLGEMAAAYPASGSFSVHAERGIGPWAGFTAGWSFWFLLCVAVGLEGIGAAGIVHGWLPGVPEWALVALFMLLFTGTNLAAVKNFGEFEFWFATLKVGAIVLFLVIGVLAILGVLPDVSAPGMDNLTGHGGFMPNGTEGLIVGLLASVFAYGGLETVTIAAAESEHPVQGVAKAVRTAMWRIALFYVGSMAVVVVLLPWTAKEIPTKGPYVATLDYLGIPGAGQIMNVVVLIALLSAMNANIYGASRMASSLVARGMGPKAIGKVTGGVPRVAVLVSAVFGFVCVLLSYWRPDDVFAWLLNTIGAIILVVWFFIAISQLVLRRKLEREAPEKLVVKMWAYPYLTVLALVAMVAVFVLMAREHDTRVQLYYTGGLTIVLAIVGYVRQKAAESRAAADA
- a CDS encoding superoxide dismutase is translated as MAIYTLPELPYDYAALEPVINPQIIELHHDKHHAAYVKGANDTLEQLEEARDKESWGAINGLEKNLAFHLSGHILHSIYWHNMSGDGGGEPLAADGVGDLADAITTSFGSFAGFKAQLTKAAATTQGSGWGVLAYEPVSGRLVVEQIYDHQGNVGQGSVPILVFDAWEHAFYLQYKNQKVDFIEAMWRVVNWQDVAKRYAAAKDRAFNLLVAP
- a CDS encoding DsbA family protein, with product MSEKTPVDFWFDPLCPWAWMTSRWVLEVEKVRDIKVSWHLMSLAVLNEDKLDDLPDEYRELLETKAWGPVRVVIAAQEEHGAEVLGDLYTALGTRIHNGGEGPTKEAVAAALDEVGLPASLLDHWDGTKYEAELRASHKEGIDKVGQDVGTPVIAVPGANGEQIAFFGPVVTPAPKGEEAARLWDGTLLVASVPGFYEIKRTRTQGPVFD